Proteins from one Salmo salar chromosome ssa07, Ssal_v3.1, whole genome shotgun sequence genomic window:
- the LOC106609026 gene encoding uncharacterized protein gives MFGCPFSSFTKQGILLIVLSNLHYGVGVSSYSSFHKTVGDSVEIPAGLEGQNVTIMQWMYRGKDIVEFSPKVEYSPGSQFEGRLELNLFNFSLTIRKLTLQDSGEFLVIAESDKQIPTNAVTLQVHEPILKMEIQTDIKLLANHSCTVRLVCNVSCYPNITYTWERDNEIYGDAQQIHFSLSPAEGDIRVKCSASNLVSWKTASTTVKCSNDTTTPGLAWNSIYIGVSVGGAVVLILTVAVAVCYCRGRSNTADLTDNTIYADVMDNTRSRDTISNSQVNPISIYETVNDLVIPRLNKPQTLYDKITFERREAHPSPFQEVL, from the exons ATGTTTGGTTGTCCCttctcctccttcaccaaacaaGGAATACTACTTATCGTACTCTCCAACCTCCACTATG GTGTGGGTGTTTCTTCATACTCGTCGTTCCACAAGACAGTAGGGGACTCCGTGGAGATCCCTGCAGGCTTAGAGGGGCAAAATGTCACCATAATGCAGTGGATGTATAGAGGAAAGGATATTGTAGAATTCAGCCCAAAAGTTGAATATTCACCTGGATCCCAGTTCGAGGGGAGACTAGAGTTGAATCTCTTTAACTTCAGTTTAACAATTAGGAAACTGACTCTGCAAGACTCAGGGGAATTTCTAGTTATTGCTGAATCAGACAAGCAGATTCCCACTAACGCTGTCACTCTGCAGGTTCACG agcctaTATTGAAGATggagatccagacagacatcaAGCTATTGGCCAACCACTCCTGTACGGTGCGGCTGGTGTGCAACGTGTCCTGCTACCCCAACATTACCTACACCtgggagagagacaatgagatcTACGGGGACGCCCAGCagattcacttctctctctcaccagcaGAGGGAGACATCAGAGTAAAGTGCAGCGCCTCCAACCTAGTTAGTTGGAAAACTGCCTCTACGACAGTAAAGTGTAGTAATGACACAACCACCCCAG GACTGGCATGGAATTCCATCTACATCGGAGTATCAGTGGGAGGAGCTGTGGTGCTGATCCTCACTGTAGCTGTGGCAGTGTGCTACTGCAGGGGCCGAAGTAACACAG CAGATCTAACTGACAACACAATATATGCTGATGTTATGGACAACACAAGAAGTAGAGAT ACAATATCAAACAGTCAGGTAAACCCAATATCCATATATGAGACTGTCAATGATCTGGTTATCCCAAGATTGAACAAG CCGCAGACTCTGTATGACAAGATCACGTTTGAACGCCGGGAAGCCCACCCTTCTCCTTTCCAGGAAGTACTGTGA
- the LOC106609015 gene encoding uncharacterized protein — translation MACVVLALLTIIPVVMGDTTGYLGDSVTLSSGANLSWILSKIEWSIFSNNTWIATYRKETYTLETYTLKTDRFWQFQGRLRLNISSGDLEIRDVRIGDALVYSVLLKDIKGEQQSRKLKLTVTEHLSKPSVRKVFSMLKDSHCVMALQCSSSVKDTNLSWEPEAAFEDAFWRGNSNTNVSVVWTSYSPNRNATFNCTSSNGLSKAFRVVTERCQEPDVVGETRFPGIVFVMLLLGIVFGCVLTYTCFRIELKMFPVSTL, via the exons TGGTGATGGGAGATACCACTGGTTACCTGGGAGATTCTGTCACCTTGTCTTCTGGAGCTAACTTATCCTGGATCTTGAGCAAGATAGAGTGGTCTATATTCAGCAACAACACCTGGATTGCAACGTACAGGAAAGAAACATACACTCTCGAAACATACACTCTCAAAACAGACCGTTTCTGGCAGTTTCAGGGTCGTCTAAGACTCAACATCTCGTCCGGGGACTTAGAGATAAGAGATGTGAGGATAGGGGATGCACTGGTTTACTCTGTTCTCCTTAAAGACATTAAGGGAGAGCAGCAGAGCCGAAAACTCAAGCTCACTGTGACAG AGCATCTCAGCAAGCCCAGCGTGCGTAAGGTCTTCAGCATGTTGAAGGACAGCCATTGTGTGATGGCTCTTCAGTGCTCCTCTTCAGTGAAGGACACCAACCTCTCCTGGGAACCAGAGGCTGCGTTTGAGGATGCCTTCTGGAGGGGGAATTCCAACACCAACGTCTCTGTCGTCTGGACGTCTTACAGCCCCAACAGAAATGCCACCTTCAACTGTACTTCCAGCAAtgggctctctaaagccttccgGGTTGTGACGGAGAGATGCCAAG aGCCCGACGTGGTGGGAGAGACCCGCTTCCCTGGAATTGTTTTTGTAATGTTGCTCTTAGGAATTGTGTTCGGATGTGTTTTAACATATACTTGTTTTAGAATTGAGTTAAAAATGTTCCCCGTATCAACTTTGTAA